One Halobaculum sp. CBA1158 DNA segment encodes these proteins:
- a CDS encoding polyprenyl synthetase family protein, producing MEYLERRVAMANERLTEVTGAVEPATLSDEIEHVALAGGKRVRPTVTLLSCEAAGGDPEEAVDFAVGVELVHNASLVIDDIIDRSDVRRGTASAWAEFGYGPAIISSDGMLGEAFHLFSSDERAMQVVAEAMVELGEGEATELVAKPTNEAEYMTLARRKTGALFRAAAELGAVAAGADGFTVEAFGDYAERVGVAFQIRDDVLDATADADDLGKPTGVDEAVDRPSLLQVTDLTPEEADQRARDQADAALEALETAGIGESDARGYLRDLAEFVVVRER from the coding sequence ATGGAGTACCTGGAGCGTCGGGTCGCGATGGCGAACGAGCGTCTCACCGAAGTGACGGGGGCGGTCGAACCCGCGACGCTGTCAGACGAGATCGAGCACGTCGCGCTCGCGGGCGGCAAGCGCGTTCGTCCGACCGTAACGCTCCTGTCGTGTGAGGCCGCCGGCGGCGACCCCGAGGAGGCGGTCGACTTCGCCGTCGGCGTCGAACTCGTCCACAACGCCTCCCTCGTCATCGACGACATCATCGACCGTTCGGACGTGCGCCGCGGTACCGCCAGCGCCTGGGCGGAGTTCGGCTACGGCCCCGCGATCATCTCCTCCGACGGGATGCTCGGCGAGGCGTTTCACCTCTTCTCGAGCGACGAACGGGCGATGCAGGTCGTCGCCGAGGCCATGGTCGAGTTGGGCGAAGGCGAGGCGACGGAACTGGTCGCGAAGCCGACGAACGAGGCGGAGTACATGACGCTCGCGCGGCGCAAGACGGGCGCGCTGTTTCGCGCGGCCGCCGAACTCGGCGCGGTCGCCGCCGGTGCCGACGGCTTCACCGTCGAGGCATTCGGCGACTACGCCGAGCGCGTCGGCGTCGCCTTCCAGATCCGCGACGACGTACTCGACGCGACCGCCGACGCCGACGACCTTGGGAAGCCGACCGGCGTCGACGAGGCGGTCGACCGCCCGTCGCTGCTGCAGGTGACGGACCTCACCCCAGAGGAGGCCGACCAACGCGCCCGCGACCAGGCTGACGCCGCGCTGGAGGCGCTGGAGACCGCGGGTATCGGGGAGTCCGACGCCCGCGGATACCTGCGGGACCTGGCGGAGTTCGTGGTCGTGCGGGAGCGGTAG
- a CDS encoding 2-oxoacid:ferredoxin oxidoreductase subunit beta: protein MSSQVKFTDFKSDKQPTWCPGCGDFGTMNGMMKALAETGNDPDNTFVVAGIGCSGKIGTYMHSYAIHGVHGRALPVGAGVKMANPDLEVMVAGGDGDGYSIGAGHFVHAVRRNVDMSYVVMDNRIYGLTKGQASPTSREDFETATTPDGPQQPPVNPLALALASGATFIAQSFSSDALRHQEIVRKAIEHDGFGFVNVFSPCVTFNDVDTYDYFRDSLVDLQETDYDPHDREAAKEKVLDADKEYMGVLYQDEESVPYEETHGLDSSMADIDDSGAPEGAMDLVREFY from the coding sequence ATGAGTTCCCAGGTCAAATTCACCGACTTCAAATCCGACAAGCAGCCCACGTGGTGTCCCGGGTGCGGCGACTTCGGGACGATGAACGGCATGATGAAGGCGCTGGCGGAGACGGGCAACGACCCCGACAACACCTTCGTCGTCGCCGGCATCGGCTGTTCGGGCAAGATCGGCACGTACATGCACAGCTACGCGATCCACGGCGTCCACGGCCGCGCGCTCCCGGTCGGTGCGGGCGTCAAGATGGCCAACCCCGACCTCGAGGTCATGGTCGCCGGCGGCGACGGCGACGGCTACTCCATCGGCGCGGGCCACTTCGTCCACGCCGTCCGCCGCAACGTCGACATGAGCTACGTCGTGATGGACAACCGGATCTACGGGCTGACGAAGGGGCAGGCCTCCCCGACCAGCCGGGAGGACTTCGAGACGGCGACGACGCCGGACGGGCCCCAGCAGCCGCCCGTCAACCCCCTCGCGCTCGCGCTCGCCTCGGGCGCGACGTTCATCGCCCAGTCGTTCTCCTCTGACGCCCTGCGTCACCAGGAGATCGTCCGGAAGGCCATCGAGCACGACGGCTTCGGCTTCGTCAACGTGTTCTCGCCGTGCGTCACCTTCAACGACGTGGACACGTACGACTACTTCCGCGACTCCCTCGTGGACCTGCAGGAGACGGACTACGACCCGCACGACCGCGAGGCGGCCAAGGAGAAGGTCCTCGACGCCGACAAGGAGTACATGGGCGTGCTCTACCAGGACGAGGAATCGGTGCCGTACGAGGAGACCCACGGGCTCGACTCCAGCATGGCCGACATCGACGACTCCGGCGCGCCGGAGGGCGCGATGGACCTCGTGAGAGAGTTCTACTAA
- a CDS encoding 2-oxoacid:acceptor oxidoreductase subunit alpha — MPADFNWAIGGEAGDGIDSTGKIFAQALSRAGRHVFTSKDFASRIRGGYTAYKVRTSTEKVRSVVDRLDVLVALTPRTIEENLDELHEGSIIIYDGERTTMQDVEIPEGMIGLDVPLKSLAEDAGGAIMANVVALGAACEAADFDIEHLDSSLKKRFSDKGTALVENNKQAARLGQEHVQEHYADADLDYDLDTTDNDYVLLNGDEAIGMGAIAAGCKYYAGYPITPATDVMTYLKGRIENFGGHVVQAEDELAAINLALGAARAGARSMTATSGPGIDLMTETFGLVATSETPLVICDVMRSGPSTGMPTKQEQGDLNMMLYGGHGEIPRFVLAPTSVEECFWKTVEAFNLAEKYQTPVYLASDLAMAVTEQTFEPDAFDMDAVEIDRGKVVDEETIGEHQTESGGFKPHEITDDGISPRAFPGTEGGAHMSTGLEHDEQGRRTEDTEMRIEQVDKRNRKVETAREREDFSPREFGDADADNLIVTWGSNEGTLVEALEFLEEDGVDVRILSVPYLFPRPDLTEEFEAAEEVVVVECNATGQFADVLEHDTLQRVKRVNKYNGVQFKADELANEITEALAAGEGQEVQA, encoded by the coding sequence ATGCCAGCGGACTTCAACTGGGCCATCGGCGGGGAGGCCGGCGATGGCATCGACTCCACCGGGAAGATCTTCGCGCAGGCGCTCTCCCGGGCGGGTCGACACGTCTTCACGTCGAAGGACTTCGCCTCCCGGATCCGTGGCGGGTACACCGCCTACAAGGTGCGAACCTCCACGGAGAAGGTCCGGTCGGTCGTCGACCGACTGGACGTCCTCGTCGCGCTCACGCCACGAACGATCGAGGAGAACCTCGACGAGCTCCACGAGGGCTCGATCATCATCTACGACGGCGAGCGAACGACGATGCAGGACGTCGAGATCCCCGAGGGGATGATCGGGCTGGACGTGCCGCTCAAGAGCCTCGCGGAGGACGCCGGCGGCGCGATCATGGCGAACGTCGTCGCGCTGGGGGCGGCCTGTGAGGCCGCCGACTTCGACATCGAGCACCTCGATTCCTCGCTGAAGAAGCGGTTCAGCGACAAGGGGACGGCCCTCGTCGAGAACAACAAGCAGGCCGCCCGACTGGGTCAGGAGCACGTCCAGGAGCACTACGCCGACGCCGACCTCGACTACGACCTCGACACCACCGACAACGACTACGTCCTGCTCAACGGCGACGAGGCGATCGGCATGGGTGCCATCGCCGCCGGCTGCAAGTACTACGCCGGCTACCCGATCACGCCCGCGACGGACGTGATGACGTACCTGAAGGGGCGGATCGAGAACTTCGGCGGCCACGTCGTCCAGGCGGAAGACGAGCTCGCCGCGATCAACCTCGCGCTCGGTGCCGCCCGCGCCGGCGCGCGCTCGATGACCGCGACCTCGGGGCCCGGCATCGACCTGATGACCGAGACGTTCGGGCTCGTCGCCACCTCGGAGACGCCGCTGGTCATCTGTGACGTGATGCGCTCGGGCCCCTCGACGGGGATGCCGACCAAGCAGGAGCAGGGCGACCTCAACATGATGCTGTACGGCGGGCACGGCGAGATCCCGCGGTTCGTCCTCGCGCCCACCTCGGTCGAGGAGTGCTTCTGGAAGACCGTCGAGGCGTTCAACCTCGCCGAGAAGTACCAGACGCCGGTGTACCTCGCCTCGGATCTCGCGATGGCGGTCACCGAGCAGACGTTCGAGCCTGACGCCTTCGACATGGACGCCGTCGAGATCGACCGCGGTAAGGTCGTCGACGAGGAGACCATCGGCGAGCATCAGACGGAATCAGGCGGCTTCAAGCCCCACGAGATCACAGACGACGGCATCAGCCCCCGCGCGTTCCCCGGCACGGAGGGCGGCGCACACATGTCCACCGGCCTGGAACACGACGAGCAGGGCCGCCGGACGGAGGACACCGAGATGCGCATCGAGCAGGTCGACAAGCGGAACCGGAAGGTCGAGACCGCCCGCGAGCGCGAGGACTTCTCCCCGCGGGAGTTCGGCGACGCCGACGCGGACAACCTGATCGTCACGTGGGGGTCGAACGAGGGGACGCTCGTGGAGGCGCTGGAGTTCCTCGAGGAGGACGGCGTCGACGTGCGGATCCTCTCGGTGCCGTACCTCTTCCCGCGGCCGGACCTCACCGAGGAGTTCGAGGCCGCCGAGGAGGTCGTCGTGGTCGAGTGTAACGCGACCGGACAGTTCGCGGACGTGCTCGAACACGACACGCTTCAGCGCGTGAAGCGAGTGAACAAGTACAACGGCGTGCAGTTCAAGGCGGACGAACTCGCCAACGAGATCACGGAGGCGCTGGCCGCCGGCGAGGGCCAGGAGGTGCAAGCATGA
- a CDS encoding electron transfer flavoprotein subunit beta/FixA family protein — translation MKILVTVKEVAEPADDFEIEGTDVGEQFLEYDLNEWDDYAVEAAVQLSEAYDDVEVVSATIGPERAEETIRMALAKGVDRSIRVWDDDVAAAELDVAAKTRLFAAVVDEEEPDLVLSGVQAADDGFGATGVSLADEIGFDWAAVVNDLQTEDDLETAHVHRELEGGIEELTDVDLPAVLTIQTGLNEPRYASLRGIRQAQSKEIAEFGLDDLGLDADAVASPISRTAMYEPETESDATYFDGSPEEQAERLADVLRDKGVVSE, via the coding sequence ATGAAGATCCTCGTCACGGTCAAGGAGGTCGCGGAGCCGGCCGACGACTTCGAGATCGAAGGGACCGACGTGGGCGAGCAGTTCCTCGAGTACGACCTCAACGAGTGGGACGACTACGCCGTCGAGGCGGCGGTCCAGCTCTCGGAGGCGTACGACGACGTCGAGGTCGTCTCGGCCACCATCGGCCCCGAGCGCGCCGAGGAGACGATCCGAATGGCGCTTGCGAAGGGCGTCGATCGCTCGATCCGCGTGTGGGACGACGACGTGGCCGCCGCGGAACTCGACGTGGCCGCGAAGACGCGCCTGTTCGCGGCCGTCGTCGACGAGGAGGAGCCGGACCTCGTGCTCTCGGGCGTCCAGGCGGCCGACGACGGCTTCGGCGCGACGGGCGTCTCGCTGGCCGACGAGATCGGCTTCGACTGGGCGGCCGTCGTCAACGACCTGCAGACCGAAGACGACCTCGAGACCGCGCACGTCCACCGGGAACTGGAGGGCGGTATCGAGGAGCTAACCGACGTGGACCTCCCGGCGGTGCTGACGATCCAGACGGGGCTGAACGAGCCGCGATACGCCAGCCTCCGCGGGATCCGCCAGGCGCAGAGCAAGGAGATCGCCGAGTTCGGGCTCGACGACCTGGGACTCGACGCCGACGCGGTCGCCTCGCCCATCTCGCGCACGGCGATGTACGAGCCGGAGACGGAGTCGGACGCGACGTACTTCGACGGCTCGCCCGAGGAGCAGGCCGAGCGGTTGGCTGACGTGCTCCGCGACAAGGGGGTGGTGTCCGAATGA
- a CDS encoding electron transfer flavoprotein subunit alpha/FixB family protein: MSDVLAVADHRRGELRDVSLEIVRAGRELADDLGGDLHVAVIAGDVDAFAGRLSLEGVDAIHTVDAGEEFNHDLYAGATTALYEELAPTAVLMPNSVNGLDYAPAVANRLDLPLVSDAVGLSYDGGLEATREMYGSKVETTVELTEEPFAVTVRGGEWAAVEADADVPVEAFVYDFDESASGARVQGFEEVGAGDVDIAEAEFLVSIGRGIEEEENLELIEELVEATGATLSSSRPIVDNGWLPKNRQVGQSGKQVTPDVYLAIGISGAVQHVAGMKGAETIIAINTDPNAPIFDIADYGVVGDLFDVVPALTEQFS; the protein is encoded by the coding sequence ATGAGCGACGTGCTCGCGGTCGCCGACCACAGGCGCGGCGAACTCCGGGACGTGAGCCTCGAGATCGTCCGTGCGGGGCGCGAGTTGGCTGACGACCTCGGCGGCGACCTCCACGTGGCGGTGATCGCCGGCGACGTGGACGCGTTCGCCGGTCGACTCTCGCTCGAGGGCGTCGACGCGATCCACACCGTCGACGCGGGCGAGGAGTTCAACCACGACCTGTACGCCGGCGCGACGACGGCGCTGTACGAGGAGCTCGCGCCGACGGCCGTCCTCATGCCGAACTCCGTCAACGGCCTCGACTACGCGCCGGCGGTCGCGAACCGCCTCGATCTCCCGCTGGTCAGCGACGCAGTCGGCCTCTCGTACGACGGTGGACTGGAGGCGACCCGCGAGATGTACGGCTCGAAGGTCGAGACGACCGTCGAACTGACCGAGGAGCCGTTCGCGGTCACGGTCCGCGGCGGCGAGTGGGCGGCCGTCGAGGCCGACGCCGACGTGCCCGTCGAGGCGTTCGTGTACGACTTCGACGAATCGGCGTCCGGCGCTCGAGTGCAGGGGTTCGAGGAGGTCGGTGCCGGCGACGTGGACATCGCCGAGGCGGAGTTCCTCGTCTCGATCGGCCGCGGTATCGAGGAGGAGGAGAACCTCGAACTGATCGAAGAACTCGTCGAGGCCACCGGCGCGACGCTGTCCTCCTCGCGACCGATCGTCGACAACGGGTGGCTGCCGAAGAACCGCCAGGTCGGCCAGTCCGGAAAGCAGGTGACGCCGGACGTCTACCTCGCGATCGGCATCTCGGGGGCCGTCCAGCACGTCGCCGGCATGAAGGGCGCGGAGACGATCATCGCGATCAACACCGACCCGAACGCGCCGATCTTCGACATCGCGGACTACGGCGTCGTCGGCGACCTGTTCGACGTCGTCCCGGCCCTGACCGAACAGTTCTCATAG